A window of Paraburkholderia sp. ZP32-5 genomic DNA:
GCGTGGCCAGCCGCGCGGCCATGCTTTCGAGCGCAGCCCACATCTGGATCATTTCGACGATTTCGCGCTTGCTCTTGCGCACGATGTAGATGCCGCGCCGCGGCACCATGCGCAGGAAACCTTCCTGCTCGAGCAGCGTCATCGCTTCGCGCACCGGCGTGCGACTCACGCCCAGCGATTCGCTGAGCACGCGCTCGTCGAGACGGATTTCTTCGCGATTCTGGTAGATGTCCGCGTCGGCGATAGCCTGACGCAGCATCGCATACGCCTTGTCGCGCAAGCTCGCGCTCGCGCCGATCGGCTGCAGGGACAGGGTCAGCGGAGTGGCCACTGCTTCAGTTTGAAGTTCTGACGACATTCATCGCCTCTGCTCGAACAGGTGCGCGACTCCGCGCCAACGCCGCTTTGCCGCGCTCGCCCAGACCGACGAAGCGGCCATGTTGCGATGCAAAGTCCGCGACCGACTCGGGAATCCAGTCAGTCAGCAGAACGGTGGCGGCAGAGCCCAAAACCATAACAGCGACGGCAAACAGCGCGAGAGGCACAAATTCCACGTGTAACTCCGAACGATTGAGGATGCGAATTTCTCAATCATATGCTGCGACGCCGCATTTTTCAATATTCGGTATGTAGTATATCAATGCATGTTGTTTTCAAGACTATCACTTCACGTTAGCACGCGACAGCGAGGTTAGAGGTTCCATCTCGCGCTGACGCTCGGTGTAAACGCTCAAAACGCGCGCTATGCGCGCGGCGGCGTGCGATGATCGCGCATTTTCGACGTGATGCGGATTGTGAGATCCGTGCCGCGTCATTAACCTTCCGGACATCCTGCCGCGTAATGAATGCGTCGAGCGCCCCGCCGGCGCCGCGCAATCCCTCGCGACAGCCTGAAAACCCGGCATACGTGCACGGGGCTGGAGTAAGCGCCGAAGCCGCGGCTTCGTCCAAACGAGGAGACACGATGAGCACCACCCACCCGCAGGCCTCCGCGGCCACCCACCGCAATGCGCGCAGTCAGGCGCGCAAGGCGGCGCTCGGCAGCTTTATCGGCGCCGTGGTCGACTGGTATGACTTTCTGCTGTACGGCATCGTCGCCGCGCTCGTGTTCAACGCCGAGTTCTTCCCGAACGTCGGCCCGGCGATGGGCACGCTCGCCGCGTTCGCCACCTTCGGCGTCGGCTTCCTGTTCCGTCCGCTCGGCGGCTTCGTGTTCGGCCACTACGGCGACCGGCTCGGCCGCAAGCGCATGCTCGTGCTGACCGTGATGATGATGGGCCTGTCGACGGCCGCGATCGGTCTGCTGCCGTCGTTTGCAACGATCGGCTGGCTGGCGCCAGTGCTGCTCGTCACGTTGCGGGCGATCCAGGGCTTCGCGGTCGGCGGCGAATGGGGCGGCGCGGCGCTGATGGCGGTCGAAAGCGCGCCGGAAAAGAAGAAGGCGTTCTATAGCAGCGGCGTGCAGGTCGGCTATGGCGTCGGCCTCGTGCTGTCGACCGGGCTCGTCGCGCTGATCAGCCGCTCGATGGACAACGCCGCCTTCCTCAGCTGGGGCTGGCGTCTGCCGTTCGTGTTCAGCGTCGTGCTGGTGCTGATCGCGCTGTGGATCCGCTCGAGCATGGAAGAATCGCAGGAGTTCGTCGAGAAGGTCGGCAAGCATGGCGAGCATCGCGTGCGTCTGCCGATCGTCGAAGCCCTGCTGCGTCATCCGAAGGCGTTTCTGCTGATCATCGCGCTGCGCCTCGCCGAGCTGTTCACGATGTATATCGTCACCGCGTTCGCGTTGAGCTATTCGACGACGAACCTGCACATGCCGCGCGAATTCTTCCTGACCATCGGTCTGGTCGTCGGTGCCATCAGCTGCGTGACGATTCCGTGCTTCGCATGGCTCGCCGATCGCTTCGGCCGCCGCCGTGTGTACATCGTCGGCGCGCTGGTCGGTATGTTGAGCGCGGTGCCGTTCTTCGTCGCGCTCGAAGCGCGCGCGACCGTGTGGATCGTGATCTTCGCGGTATTGCTCGCGAACATCGCGCACGACATGGTGGTCAGCGTGCAGCAGCCGATGTTCACCGAACTGTTCGGTACCGAGTATCGCTATAGCGGCGCGGGCGTCGGCTACCAGGTGGCGAGCGTGGTCGGCGGCGGTTTCACGCCGTTTATCGCGGTCGCGCTGGTCAGTTTTGCCGGCGGCTCGTGGCATCCGGTAGCGGCCTATCTGGCAATCGGCTGCCTGATTTCGGTGCTCGTCGCGGCGCGCATGAAGACCGGCCGCAACATCGACTGATCTCTACGGGCAATTCCGTTGGCAACACAACGGGCCGGCGCGGCGAACACGGCCGCGCCGGCCCGTCTTTTTCAGCCATCCGCTTTAGCGACCCGCTTCGCGACGCGTCGTTTTGCCTGCTCATTCAGGTCTATTGTTTGCTGGTTTTGTTATCGCATGCGGCTTTGCGACCCACGGCCAACCCCTCTCCTCCGTCACGTTCGCCGCTCCCCTGAAAGCCTGTTTCCCACGATTTGCGCAATGGCCGAGTTGACATCTCCGTTTCATTAGGAACACACCTTATGTCGTCGCAGCTCATATTGCGAAGCGATCTGACACGTCCTATTGTCGTGCCAGGTGGAAGTTCCGGTGGATAAGTACGGGTCATATGAAATATAAAAACATATAGAAACGGCGCGATTATCTGTACTTGTTACACTACGCCGCCTGCAAAAAGCGTATTCAAGCGCCGATAACAGAAAGGTTCCTTCAAGGAGACTGACCATGAGCAGCATTAGCGAGCCGGGCGGCCAGCGAAATTCCGCCCCGTTCTTTTCCAAACAGGCCACCGTCGCGCAACCGGGCTTTTCACGCTGGATGGTGCCCCCCGCCGCGCTCGCCGTGCATCTGTGCATCGGCCAGGCGTATGCATTCTCGGTATTCAACGGACCGCTCACGAAAGTGATCGGCATTACGCAGTCCGCACCCGATGACTGGTCGCTGACCACTCTCGGCTGGATCTTCTCGCTCGCGATCGTGTTCCTCGGTTTGTCGGCGGCATTCGCCGGCAAATGGCTCGAACACGTCGGCCCGCGCCGCACGATGTTTACCGCCGCGTGCTGTTTCGGCGGCGGCTTTCTGGTGTCCGCGCTCGGCGTGTATCTGCATCAGATCGTGCTGCTGTATCTCGGCTATGGCGTGATCGGCGGGATCGGGCTTGGCCTCGGCTATGTGTCGCCGGTGTCGACGCTGATCCGCTGGTTCCCGGACCGCCGCGGCATGGCGACCGGCATGGCGATCATGGGCTTCGGCGGCGGCGCGATGATCGCCGCGCCGTTGTCGGTCGCGCTGATGAACCACTTCCATAGCGCCACGAGCGTCGGCGTCGCCGAAACGTTCATCGTGCTCGGCATCGTCTATTTCATCTCGATGACGATCGGCGCGCTCGCCATCCGCGTGCCGCCGGCGGACTGGAAGCCGGCCGGCTGGACTCCGCCCGAAGCCGCGACGCATCGCATGATCACGCAAAACCACGTGCATATCGATCAGGCGCTGAAGACCCCGCAGTTCTATCTGATCTGGCTCGTGCTGTTCCTGAACGTGACGGCCGGCATCGGCGTGCTCGGCCAGGCCTCGGTGATGATCCAGGAGAGCTTCAAGAACACGGTAACGGCGGGCGCGGCGGCCGGCTTCGTCGGCTTGCTATCGCTGTTCAACATGGGTGGACGTTTCGTGTGGTCGTCGGCGTCGGACTGGATCGGCCGCAAGAATACCTACGCCATCTTCTTCGTGCTCGGCGCGGTGCTCTATTACCTGGTACCGACCTTCGCGGCGAGCGGCCAGATCGCGCTCTTCGTGCTGACCTACTGCATCATCCTGTCGATGTACGGCGGCGGCTTCGCGACGGTGCCGGCCTATCTCGCCGACATGTTCGGTACGGCCTTCGTCGGCGGCATTCACGGGCGTCTGTTGACCGCGTGGGCCGCGGCCGGCGTCGCCGGTCCGGTGCTGGTCAACTACATCCGCGCGTATGAAGTCGCGAACGGCGTCGCCAAAGCGGATGCGTACACGATGACCGTGCACATCATGGCCGTGCTGCTCGTGATCGGCTTTATCTGCAACCTGCTGGTCAAGCGCGTGGATGACAAACACCACATGACCGACGCACAAGTCGCCAAGGGCGCTTGAGGAGATCAACATGTCGACCGTTCAAACCGCGCATCCGACCAACAAGGCGAAGCTCGTCGTGTTCTGGCTCTATGTGATGATTCCGCTTGTGTGGGGCGTGTTCAATACGCTGTCGCAGGCAATGAAGCTGTTCAAATGAAATAGCGCGCCCTTCCGCATGAGCGGTAGGACGCGCCGGACCACGTACGTTGCAGGAGGTCGCGATTCGCGGCCTCTTTTTCATTGGCGCACTGTTGTCATGTGATTCATGTGACTCGCCGCCGCTCAGATCTTCTCGAACACCACGTCCTGCGCGCCTTCCCACAGCACCTTGACACCCAGCTCGCGCAGTTTCTCCTTGCCTTCGACGATCGTCAGGAAATGATTACCCGCGAGCTGCCCCAGCTTGCTCGCGAAACAGCACGAGCCGTACGCGAGGATGATCTCGGTCTCGCTATAGCCGCCGGGATAGAACAGGATGTCGCCGACCGAGGGATGGCTCGTGTGATTCTCGAAGCCGACCGCGACACCGTCGTCCTCGAGCTTGAATTCGCCGAGCGGAACCCAGCAGCCCTCGCCGCTCCAGCGCACGTGAATCAGCTTCTGGCGATACGGCAGCAGCTTCAGGAACGCGGCCACCGTCCGCGGCGCATCGGGATGGGTTTCGGCGATAAAGGTGTGGCCGCAGGCCGTCATTTTGAGTCGGGTCATCACTGGATATCCGCTGTGTCGGGTAGAAGGAGGGTCGGTCAAACGTGGCGGGGCGAAGGATTGCGAGCGCCATTCTGTCGTCCGATGCAAGGCTTCGACAGATACAGTTGTCCGCGCACCGGTCAGGCCAGTTAGACCACATTGCCGCGGGCGTCTTCGGGCCGTCTGCCAAGACTCGCGCGGTGAGCCATGCCAGCTTGCGCCGCGCGCCGCCACGAAAGTTCGTAGTTTGCAAGCCGCGCAATGCACAGCACACTGCGCAAGTGCGTGATTCCCGCTGAATAGCGGCTGCGCGGCGCGTCGCGCGGGAAGCTTCGGCTGATCGTCCGAGCCTTCGCGAGCATGATCGCGCGCGGCGGCCCGGCTGCGATATTGGTATTAACTTGCGGGTACTCACCGCGGGGACTACCTATGGATGCACGCCGCGGCCACTAACTGTGACCACCAAGCGTGGCCACTAAGCGCGCAACCGGTAAGCAAGCGGCGTCACGCCATAGCCACGCTTGAACTGCACGGAGAAATGACTGGCACTCTCGAACCCAACCCCTAGCGCAATTTGCAGTACCGTTTGATCCGTCGCGCGCAACTGTCTCGCCGCTTCTTCGAGCCGCAGTCGCGTAACGAACTGATGCGGTGTCTCGCCGGTCTCGCGGCGAAACACCCGCGCAAAATGAAAGCTGCTGAGCCCGGCCTGCGTGGCCAGTTCGGCAATCGCCAGATCGTCGGCGAGATGGGCGCGGATGTAATCGATTACCCGGCGAATCCGGCGCGGCACCAGCCGCTCGGGCCGCGCGGACTCCGCGCGCTGTGCCTCGCTGCCGCGCGAATAGTGCTGCAGCAGATGCGCGGCGAGCGCATGAACCAGCGTATCGACATACAGACGCGAATCGGCCGGATCGCGAAAGTGCATCGCGTCGCCGAGCGACAGTTCGCGCGACGCATCCAGCCCCATCTGTTGCGCGACGCTGTCGAGCAACGCGCGCTCGATGTGCACGTGAACGGTCGACAGCGGCTCATCGCTGATCGATTGCCAGCGCCATGAGATCGGCGCGGGCGGCACGAACCACAGGTCGTTCACGCGCAGGTCGGCGCTTTCCCAGCGGCCGTTCAGATTGCGTTCGAGATGCTCGGCGCCGCTCGCGAGCGTCATCAGTGTGAAGTCCCGCAAGCCGGGCGCTTCGAGCAGTTCCTGCCGCGCCGGTTCGAGATACGAGCGCAGCACGAGGTGCCGCCACTCGCGTTTCCACGCTCGACACGAGTCGCTGGCCGGCCATGTAACGGTCGTACGCGAGCGTCGTTGTGAGCTTTGGAATTCGTGCCATCACGTCCCTTCGAAGGAGGTGCCCTATGAAAGAAGAAACTCCGCCGTACCGGTTTTGCCGGCCCGCTGTCAGCGCAAGAGTCAGCGCAAGATCGCAAAAATGATAGCAAGGAACCGGCTACCGTCATTTCACGAAATCGCTAAT
This region includes:
- a CDS encoding L-lactate MFS transporter; its protein translation is MSSISEPGGQRNSAPFFSKQATVAQPGFSRWMVPPAALAVHLCIGQAYAFSVFNGPLTKVIGITQSAPDDWSLTTLGWIFSLAIVFLGLSAAFAGKWLEHVGPRRTMFTAACCFGGGFLVSALGVYLHQIVLLYLGYGVIGGIGLGLGYVSPVSTLIRWFPDRRGMATGMAIMGFGGGAMIAAPLSVALMNHFHSATSVGVAETFIVLGIVYFISMTIGALAIRVPPADWKPAGWTPPEAATHRMITQNHVHIDQALKTPQFYLIWLVLFLNVTAGIGVLGQASVMIQESFKNTVTAGAAAGFVGLLSLFNMGGRFVWSSASDWIGRKNTYAIFFVLGAVLYYLVPTFAASGQIALFVLTYCIILSMYGGGFATVPAYLADMFGTAFVGGIHGRLLTAWAAAGVAGPVLVNYIRAYEVANGVAKADAYTMTVHIMAVLLVIGFICNLLVKRVDDKHHMTDAQVAKGA
- a CDS encoding DUF3830 family protein, whose translation is MTRLKMTACGHTFIAETHPDAPRTVAAFLKLLPYRQKLIHVRWSGEGCWVPLGEFKLEDDGVAVGFENHTSHPSVGDILFYPGGYSETEIILAYGSCCFASKLGQLAGNHFLTIVEGKEKLRELGVKVLWEGAQDVVFEKI
- a CDS encoding MFS transporter small subunit: MSTVQTAHPTNKAKLVVFWLYVMIPLVWGVFNTLSQAMKLFK
- the shiA gene encoding shikimate transporter, coding for MSTTHPQASAATHRNARSQARKAALGSFIGAVVDWYDFLLYGIVAALVFNAEFFPNVGPAMGTLAAFATFGVGFLFRPLGGFVFGHYGDRLGRKRMLVLTVMMMGLSTAAIGLLPSFATIGWLAPVLLVTLRAIQGFAVGGEWGGAALMAVESAPEKKKAFYSSGVQVGYGVGLVLSTGLVALISRSMDNAAFLSWGWRLPFVFSVVLVLIALWIRSSMEESQEFVEKVGKHGEHRVRLPIVEALLRHPKAFLLIIALRLAELFTMYIVTAFALSYSTTNLHMPREFFLTIGLVVGAISCVTIPCFAWLADRFGRRRVYIVGALVGMLSAVPFFVALEARATVWIVIFAVLLANIAHDMVVSVQQPMFTELFGTEYRYSGAGVGYQVASVVGGGFTPFIAVALVSFAGGSWHPVAAYLAIGCLISVLVAARMKTGRNID